In Nothobranchius furzeri strain GRZ-AD chromosome 18, NfurGRZ-RIMD1, whole genome shotgun sequence, a single genomic region encodes these proteins:
- the LOC129157461 gene encoding uncharacterized protein — MWCGLCHENPILADKNSAFYIGTKTSIIQHLINILTAENIRKLSSAVCEMEEASQDSEEEDDEDNSVMLFLCLLARSEPLAANSLAPPQLEAGSAGRAVQLGAWSFRAVCPILWGNGRSARLTESGPGLAPWLKVQPLSPLDDARKMGTKQNVRGDVAFQHLSVQVFRNGGQGREPQGRWIRVCQAAMRAEPESQAPPPFWKRQRREGDGISCSAGLEGALVCAIGEPPQQLVMLSGNCSRSSEVVLDATQRGQVRLQWRNRWPALVGEALDLGNGRICENWRLEPGRLGSGGPAAHGSWEARPDGVWTARLCCPENSRQFICLRGAGSGTASRLRVAVAEMMAGSSWSSALTAGREERETTGAEGPAERGSSTSVLYRRE, encoded by the exons ATGTGGTGTGGATTATGCCATGAAAATCCCATcctggcagacaaaaacagcgcCTTTTACATAGGCACTAAAACTTCAATCATCCAGCATTTGATAAACAtactaacagcagagaacatcagaaAGTTGTCCTCCGCTGTGTGTGAAATGGAGGAAGCCAGTCAGGAtagtgaggaggaggatgatgagg ACAATTCAGTCATGTTGTTT ctgtgtctgctggctcgttcggaaccgttggccgccaactccctggccCCGCCTCAGctggaggccggctccgcggggcgggccgtgcagctgggcgcatggagtttccgcgccgtttgtcccatcctctgggggaacggccggagtgcgaggttgaccgagagtggaccaggtctcgcaccgtggctgaaagttcagccgctgagccctctagatgacgctcgtaagatggggaccaaacagaacgtcagaggtgatgtggccttccagcatctctctgtgcaggtgttcaggaatggagggcagggccgtgagccacaaggccgctggataagggtctgccaggcagcaatgcgagcagaaccg gagagtcaagctcctccaccattttggaaacgccaaaggcgagaaggcgatggtatttcctgcagcgccggtctggaaggcgcactggtgtgcgcgatcggcgagccgcctcagcagctggtcatgcttagcgggaactgctcgcggtccagtgaggtggttcttgacgccacacagcgaggtcaagtccggctccagtggaggaacagatggccagccctggtcggagaagccctcgaccttggtaatgggcgcatatgtgaaaattggcgcctcgagcctggcaggctcggaagcggcggaccagcagctcatggcagctgggaagcgcggccagacggggtctggacagcgcgtctgtgttgccccgaaaattcccgccaattcatctgcctcaggggagccggttctggaacggctagccgctTGCGGGTCGCAgtcgcggagatgatggcgggcagctcctggagcagcgctctaactgctggcagggaggagcgagaaaccactggagcagaaggacccgctgagcgaggctcgtcgacctccgtgttgtacaggagggaataa